A segment of the Bacillota bacterium genome:
CTTCCATGGTCCAGGCGATCACGTTGAGGGCCTGCTTCGGGTCAATGCCGTCCTTGAACTTCGAGAGGTCGAGGCCGCTGAAGAACCTCGCGTAGGCTCTGCTGAGGAAGTCCGCCTTCTTCGCTTCGATCTGGTCCTTCAACGCATCTGTGCTCTTCAGGCTGGCGTTCGTGATGAAATTGAACAGGTCAGGATTNNNNNNNNNNCGCAGTCTTGCGAAGACATCAGTCTCGCTCATGTCCACTAGCTCCAGAAACTGGCTTCTGCAGATCTCCAGCGCATAGTCGAATACGAACAGGAACAGAGCTTTCTTGGTGCCGAAGTAGTGGAACAGCAGCCCTTTGGAGATGCCTGCGTTCTGGGCAATGATCTCCGTACTTGCGTTGTCGTACCCCTTCGAGGCGAACTCTCTCATGGCGGCATTGATGATCCGGTTCCGTTTCTCTTCGTCGGCCTTCATGAGCGTGTCAGTCATGGGTTGCTTTGCTCCCTCGTCTCGTTGACTCGTTCGGTCAATGCGATGATATCGCTCATTGACTGACTCAGTCAATACTGCGGCGACTTGCTTTTACTTGATTTGTGTCGACTTGTGTTGTAACATGGGCGTGAAGGGAGGCGTCCCCATAATGGAGAGAAAGCTGGTGACCGCGCAGGAACTAGCCGAGATGCTTCAGCTGTCGGTGGAGACAGTCTGGCGCTACACCCGAAACGGCATGATCCCTTGTGTGCGGCTGTCCAACAGGAAGTACCGCTATGACCCCGAAGAGGTTTTCGCACGCCTTGGCCTGGACGCAGGCGGACAGCCGCACGGCGCTCTCGTGTGGGAGACCGGACCCGCATATATCTCCGACAAGGTGTACACCTATCAAGACTACCTCAAGCTGCCCGAAGACGACGGATATCAATATGAGATCCTCGACGGCGTTCTCATCGGAGAGCCGCCGCCAGTCGTCCATCACCAGAGGGTGTCGCGGCGATTGCAGCGCATCCTTGAAGACTACTTCGCCCCGATTGACCCTGCTGGCGAGGTGTTCAACGCGCCCATCGGAGTGAGCCTCTCGGAGATCAACGTATTGCAGCCGGATCTGATATACGTGCCTGGCGATAAGAGCCGCATCGTGGAAGAAAAGCGAATAAACGGCGCGCCTCATCTGATTGTGGAGATCCTCTCCACCTACACTCGCTCCAAGGATCGGATAAAAAAGCGCAGAGTGTACGAACGCATGGGCGTTCCGCACTACTGGATTGTGGATCCACGTGATGAGACAATCGAAGCTTACGCCTTGGAGGGGAGCGTCTATGTACTGCAAGCGTCCGGCTGCGACGGGGATCTCTTCGTTCATCCCGGATTTCCTGGCCTGAGCGTGGATCTGGCAGCCTTGTGGAAGCGAGGCGGGGCGGTGGCCAAACCATGACGCCGAATTCCTTCGTCTAGTGTATTCCCGCCTTGTCGCGCCCTGTGCGGGCGCGTGGATTGAAACACGACGGACCCGTGCGCCCCTGGTGACCTGGTGTTCTCCGCCGGTTGGCCGCTTCGACTGCGTTGACACGCTCGTCCCGCGTGCGGTAGAATGACTTGAACCCGTCCGGGCCGTGAGCGTCCGCGGGGGGCGCGCTGGCCGCGTCACGCGCGGGCGCGCGGATTGAAACAAACAGCCAAACACACTGTCGGGGGTGGGCAATCCCTTGTTTGTACAGATGCGTAGGAGGATGGGAACTGTCATAACTGTGGTCGCGGTTCTCGTGGCCGCCGGACTCATTATCCCTATGGCGTTCTCCTGGGGTGGGGGGAATGCCGGGTCCAACCCCGCTAAGATCACCGCAGCGACTGTCAACGGCCGGCGCATTACCGAGTTGGATTTCAGCAGGGAAGTCGCATGGGCTTACTACGACCGCGTGAGATATGGCGACGTGAGGCCGGACACTCTCGA
Coding sequences within it:
- a CDS encoding Uma2 family endonuclease, whose protein sequence is MERKLVTAQELAEMLQLSVETVWRYTRNGMIPCVRLSNRKYRYDPEEVFARLGLDAGGQPHGALVWETGPAYISDKVYTYQDYLKLPEDDGYQYEILDGVLIGEPPPVVHHQRVSRRLQRILEDYFAPIDPAGEVFNAPIGVSLSEINVLQPDLIYVPGDKSRIVEEKRINGAPHLIVEILSTYTRSKDRIKKRRVYERMGVPHYWIVDPRDETIEAYALEGSVYVLQASGCDGDLFVHPGFPGLSVDLAALWKRGGAVAKP
- a CDS encoding TetR/AcrR family transcriptional regulator; amino-acid sequence: MTDTLMKADEEKRNRIINAAMREFASKGYDNASTEIIAQNAGISKGLLFHYFGTKKALFLFVFDYALEICRSQFLELVDMSETDVFARLR